A window of the Oncorhynchus kisutch isolate 150728-3 linkage group LG12, Okis_V2, whole genome shotgun sequence genome harbors these coding sequences:
- the prph2lb gene encoding peripherin 2-like b — MAVLKVTFTKTTRGKLALVLWVLNWISVLTGIILFSLGLFLKVEIQKRKELMSADVHSVPNMLIATGLVACVINFLGGKICYDCVDTTKFLRWKLLMLPYIVCTFLFTFCILVGALMCYSMRNELEESLFLGLRNAMLYYKDTGTPGRCYLKRTVDLLQIQFQCCGNAGFRDWFHVQWINNRWLDMTHSEVRDRLRSNVEGKYLMDGVPFSCCNTFSPRPCIQTQVTNNSAHYNYDWKTEERNLWTRGCRQVLLDHYTNIMQSIGFIVLIIWLFELWVLTGVRYLQTAMENLLRQGDPDLESDGWLLENSIAQTARSNFKIIKNLGKCYQVDDDPNIDVPSTAQQEVSTCQIPVAR, encoded by the exons ATGGCGGTCTTAAAGGTGACGTTCACCAAGACCACTCGGGGCAAGCTAGCCCTGGTGTTGTGGGTCCTCAACTGGATCTCTGTGTTAACGGGCATCATCCTCTTCAGCCTGGGCCTCTTCCTGAAGGTGGAGATCCAGAAACGGAAGGAGCTGATGTCCGCTGATGTCCACTCAGTGCCCAACATGCTCATCGCCACGGGCCTGGTGGCCTGTGTCATCAACTTCCTGGGCGGCAAGATCTGCTACGATTGCGTTGACACCACCAAGTTCCTGCGATGGAAGTTGCTGATGCTACCGTACATCGTGTGCACCTTCCTCTTTACCTTCTGCATCCTGGTGGGTGCGCTCATGTGCTACAGCATGAGGAACGAACTGGAGGAGTCACTATTTCTGGGATTGCGTAACGCCATGCTCTACTACAAGGACACAGGCACGCCGGGACGATGTTATCTCAAGCGAACAGTGGATTTGCTGCAAATCCAATTCCAGTGTTGCGGAAACGCCGGCTTCCGCGATTGGTTCCATGTCCAATGGATCAACAACCGCTGGTTGGACATGACCCACAGTGAAGTAAGAGA CCGTCTGAGGAGTAATGTGGAGGGAAAGTACCTGATGGACGGAGTGCCTTTTAGCTGCTGTAACACATTCTCTCCACGACCCTGCATCCAGACACAGGTCACCAACAACTCCGCCCACTACAACTATGACTGGAAGACAGAGGAGCGCAACCTGTGGACGAGGGGCTGCCGCCAGGTCCTGCTGGATCATTACACCAACATCATGCAGTCCATCGGCTTTATTGTGCTCATCATCTGGTTGTTTGAG CTATGGGTGCTGACGGGCGTGCGGTATCTCCAGACAGCTATGGAGAACCTTCTACGGCAGGGTGACCCCGACCTGGAGTCTGACGGCTGGCTCCTGGAGAACAGCATTGCACAGACGGCCCGCTCTAACTTCAAAATCATCAAGAACCTAGGCAAGTGCTACCAGGTGGACGATGATCCTAACATCGATGTGCCCAGCACTGCTCAGCAAGAGGTGTCCACTTGCCAGATCCCTGTGGCTAGATAG